A window of the Tachyglossus aculeatus isolate mTacAcu1 chromosome 2, mTacAcu1.pri, whole genome shotgun sequence genome harbors these coding sequences:
- the DPH3 gene encoding DPH3 homolog, with the protein MAVYHDEVEIEDFEYDEETETYSYPCPCGDNFVITREDLENGEDVATCPSCSLLIKVIYDKDQFMSGEVVAAPSSEKELVKC; encoded by the exons atGGCGGTGTACCACGACGAGGTGGAGATCGAGGACTTCGAGTACGACGAGGAGACGGAGACCTACTCCTATCCCTGCCCGTGCGGGGACAACTTCGTCATCACCAGG GAAGACTTAGAAAACGGAGAAGACGTTGCTACCTGTCCAAGCTGCTCCCTCCTTATAAAAGTGATATACGACAAG GATCAGTTTATGAGTGGTGAAGTAGTTGCAGCACCTTCCAGTGAGAAGGAATTGGTTAAATGCTGA